A window from Vulcanimicrobium alpinum encodes these proteins:
- a CDS encoding serine hydrolase domain-containing protein, whose translation MDARTARLDAAIDRALAERRIVGTVVVVAQGGAIVYERAAGFADREARSPVRMDTLFRLASLTKPIVSAAALALVDRGVLALDDLVARRLPAFAPHAIDGSAPPITLRHLLTHTAGLRYGFLQPPGSAYERAGISDGLDQPALPLDENLRRIASVPLQRQPGTRWEYSLATDVLGALLAATAGASLPDVVETFVTGPLELRDTAFAVRDVARLAVPYADDFPEPRRMREPDAVPFVTGGGMLRFSPARAFAPGAYPSGGTGMVGSARDLVRFFEAIRTDGAPILTPERARAMTSNQIGDLAVDLSGPGFGFGFGAAIVLDPAAARTPLSRGAFRWGGVYGNHWFVDPARQRTLVSLSNTSVEGMAGRFALDVRDAACMERN comes from the coding sequence GTGGATGCTCGGACCGCGCGTCTCGACGCCGCAATCGACCGCGCTCTTGCGGAGCGCCGCATCGTCGGCACCGTCGTCGTCGTCGCTCAGGGCGGCGCGATCGTCTACGAACGGGCCGCCGGTTTCGCGGACCGTGAAGCGCGCAGCCCGGTGCGCATGGACACGCTGTTCCGGCTCGCGTCGTTGACAAAACCGATCGTCTCCGCCGCCGCGCTCGCGCTCGTCGACCGGGGTGTGCTCGCGCTCGACGACCTCGTTGCCCGGCGGCTGCCCGCGTTCGCGCCGCACGCGATCGACGGCAGCGCGCCGCCGATCACGCTGCGCCATCTGCTGACGCACACCGCCGGCCTGCGCTATGGGTTTCTCCAGCCGCCCGGCTCGGCGTACGAACGCGCGGGAATCAGCGACGGACTCGATCAGCCGGCGCTCCCGCTCGACGAGAATCTCCGGCGCATCGCGTCGGTCCCGCTGCAGCGTCAGCCGGGGACGAGATGGGAGTACTCGCTCGCGACGGACGTGCTCGGCGCGCTCCTCGCCGCGACGGCGGGTGCAAGCCTGCCCGACGTCGTCGAAACGTTCGTGACCGGACCGCTCGAATTGCGCGACACCGCGTTCGCCGTCCGCGACGTCGCGCGTCTGGCAGTGCCCTACGCCGACGATTTCCCCGAACCGCGGCGGATGCGCGAGCCGGACGCGGTCCCGTTCGTCACCGGCGGAGGGATGCTGCGCTTCTCTCCCGCGCGCGCCTTCGCACCGGGCGCCTATCCCTCGGGCGGTACCGGGATGGTCGGCAGCGCGCGCGATCTGGTGCGGTTCTTCGAAGCGATCCGCACGGATGGCGCGCCGATTCTCACGCCGGAGAGGGCGCGCGCGATGACCTCAAACCAGATCGGCGATCTGGCGGTCGATCTCAGCGGACCCGGGTTCGGCTTCGGGTTCGGCGCGGCAATCGTGCTCGATCCTGCGGCGGCGCGGACGCCGCTCTCGCGCGGCGCGTTCCGATGGGGCGGTGTCTACGGCAATCATTGGTTCGTCGATCCGGCGCGGCAGCGCACGCTCGTCTCGCTGAGCAACACCTCGGTCGAAGGGATGGCGGGGCGGTTCGCGCTCGACGTACGCGACGCGGCCTGCATGGAGCGGAACTAA
- a CDS encoding iron-containing alcohol dehydrogenase: protein MHTRVQRIAERRIVFAPVANGIAALAPAGPIALLGSRRSLALLTDDAFGGAAVHRFDGVRPHNPRATVDAARARVDEHGCASVVAIGSSSAIDLGKAVADGSGLPLVAIPTALGGAEMSRGYGVLEGDRKATARAAVPPQGVIYDASLLASLAPRELASIGINAWAHAIEAAYARTPHALGTAAAHAAGRRLPSLLLRAADRRDDALHEAFFEAAHLAGFALDTRSMGMHHAICHVVGGLTQIPHGIVNAIVLPHAIRANARLAPDAVDAVEAAFGIGDLATHAEAIAAAFALPRTFASLDAPHDLAMRVVPRVMESPLLDNNPVRPDEATVAQVVAAAEGR from the coding sequence ATGCACACGCGCGTCCAGCGGATCGCGGAGCGACGGATCGTCTTCGCGCCGGTGGCGAACGGGATCGCGGCGCTCGCGCCAGCGGGGCCGATCGCGCTGCTCGGTTCGCGCCGATCGCTGGCGCTCCTCACCGACGATGCGTTCGGCGGCGCGGCGGTGCACCGGTTCGACGGCGTCCGGCCGCACAATCCGCGCGCGACGGTCGATGCGGCACGCGCGCGCGTCGACGAGCACGGCTGCGCGAGCGTCGTCGCGATCGGCAGCTCGAGCGCGATCGATCTCGGCAAAGCAGTCGCGGACGGAAGCGGACTGCCGCTCGTCGCGATCCCAACGGCGCTCGGCGGCGCGGAGATGTCGCGCGGCTACGGCGTCCTCGAGGGCGACCGCAAAGCGACGGCGCGGGCCGCCGTCCCGCCGCAGGGCGTCATCTACGACGCATCGCTGCTCGCATCGCTCGCGCCGCGCGAACTCGCGTCGATCGGGATCAACGCTTGGGCGCACGCGATCGAGGCGGCGTACGCGCGGACGCCCCACGCGCTCGGCACCGCGGCGGCGCACGCTGCGGGCCGCCGCCTCCCGAGCCTGCTGCTGCGGGCGGCGGACCGGCGCGACGACGCGCTGCACGAGGCGTTCTTCGAAGCGGCGCACCTCGCCGGCTTCGCGCTCGACACGCGGTCGATGGGGATGCATCACGCGATCTGTCACGTCGTCGGCGGCCTGACGCAGATCCCGCACGGAATCGTCAACGCGATCGTCCTGCCGCATGCGATTCGCGCGAACGCACGTCTCGCGCCCGATGCCGTCGACGCGGTCGAGGCGGCGTTCGGGATCGGCGACCTCGCGACGCATGCCGAGGCGATCGCCGCTGCCTTCGCGCTGCCTCGGACGTTCGCGTCGCTGGACGCCCCGCACGACCTCGCGATGCGCGTCGTGCCGCGCGTGATGGAATCGCCGCTGCTCGACAACAACCCGGTACGTCCCGACGAGGCGACGGTCGCGCAGGTCGTCGCAGCGGCCGAGGGCCGCTGA